The genomic region TTGGACATAGCCAGATAATACCAGAATTACTTTGAAGGATTTGTTTCCAAGGCCTTATATTGTGATAGTTGTTGTTTTCTCTTCCCACCCTCTTTATGAGGAATCGAATTCATTTGGAAACGAATCTAATTTCTTAGCTTCTACCATCATACATAATTTGATCAAATTTATCAAAATGTAAAGATCTCAGTAATCAACAGCTCCCTGTCCTTTCCCTTTGATGCTAGTATGTCATGAATACAGTTGAAGTAACAATAGCTTTTAGAGAATAGaattaaataagcaaacaagAATTGAAAAGTATTTTGTGTCCATGGGCACTTTTGATTTCAAAATTTGCAGAGAGGAAAAACTGCTGAAGGGTAAATGCTGGCTGTGGGACTATACCCTCTGATAAATTTAACTACATTTTAGATGAATTTGGAATTGTTAAACTCTTGTTCATTCAAAATGTACTTAATATCTTAGTGGCCTATGAGTCCGATTTATGGAATCACTTCTGCTTCTCAGACCCAGAACCCTGGTTTCATTAGCTGCCTACTCTCATCCATGTGGAGACACACGGTGCCCCTGCATGCTGGGAGAAGTTGTTGGCTTAAGAAaggaaactgtggagccagaagtcCACCTACATTGCTTTCTCATTGGGTGGCTTTGGGTAAAGTGACTAAAGTGTTCTGAGCCTTATATCCTCAGCAGTAAGAAGAATTACATGAATTATAGTATTTGTGGACTGTGCTTAGTTAGATAGGCTTTGCTTCTGATGGGTACATTCTTCCTTAGATACATTGTCTGCGATCATTTTACCATCAGATCTTGCTGCAAGCCACTCTAGCTCTTTGGAATTTTCTCACTGGAAACTCACCATTCACAAGGGCAGACTAAGCAGGTGCAAAATCTAAGTGACACGGCTGAGCTGAGGTGTGTCTGCATTTGTGTCCTTCGAGGCCATTCACTTAGAAGATGCAGCTTCGTGGTTATCTAAATTTAGTAGGCAGCACTCAGTCTTCTTAGGAGAGAAATCAGAAACCTAGAATTCTATAATTTTTAGGTGTTTGCCATTAATTTGCATTCAAAAATATTATGTGGACCACTCAAGTCCCTTCACTAAGTTGAATGTGTGCCATGTGATGCCAGTTTGCCATGACTACTTACAGTAACTTGGGACGTCTCTTTCATACTCAACAAGAGGCCTTAGAATATATGGAAAGAGCCAGTGCACAGCACTGGAATATAACAGGTGAAAAGTCAAACTACATCCTGGTGGGTGTCCTAGTGAATTTTGTGTTGAACTGCACTGTGTTTATAGCAGGTGCCCCTCCACCTGCCCCTTGTTCTACCTGCTTGGTAAGGTCTTAaatcttcagttcacattgtggatttttttttttctgaaagtttttttttgaaaaacatttttattgacatataatttatgtatcacaaaattcacccattttaagtgtacaagtcAGTGAATTATAGTCTTTTTATAGAATTGGATAACCATCACCACAGTTGAACTTTAGAACAGATTCATTACCCTAAAAAGAATCCTCATGCTCATACTCACTCtctatcccccccacccccaggcctagGGAACCActaacctactttctgtctctatgtttGCTATATTTGGACATTTCATGTACGTGGAATCATACAATCTGTGTTCTTGTATGTCCGGCtttttttactcagcataatgttttcaaagttcatccatgttgtagcatgtatcaatactttatttcttctttcctagtTTTACTGATATAATTGACACACAGCACTGTGTAAGTTTATATGTGTATAGCATAAAGAACTTACATAGGTTGTAAAATGATTGCtacaataaatttagttaacatctatcatctcatatagataccaaaaaaaaaaaaagaaaaatttttccattgtaaTGAGAACTCTTAGGATCTATCTACTCGcttaacaatttacttttttattgctgaacaaTAGTCCATTGTATGACTGTACACATTTTCTTGATCCATTTACTAGTTGATGGACAGTTAGATTGTTTGCActctttggctattgtgaataatgtgtCTAGGAATCCTGAAAGTTTTTTAAGAATAGGATTCGATAAGAGTAGGAAGACGTTATTTTGAACACTTTTCTGTTATACCTGGGATCAATGCAATAACAGCAGTGGGTTCTTTCTGGGCCCTTGGTCTCTTAGAGGAaaatatactaacaataaaaaaTCCGTATTTTCTTTCCATCAGAAAATCTGtatatttgccatttttaaaaaggtaaacaagtccTTTTAGTAGAAAAATAAGGCTGgcagtttctattttattatttggagATACAAATTACTCATAAGCTTTAGTGGTGTGTGTGAGATGGAGGGAGACAATCCTTTCTCTTACTGCTTTCTCAGGTATTTGTGTCATGGCACTGACTCTGCAAGTTAATGGCACTTCCTGCATTGCCTTCTAGAGGTGTACACACTGACAGAATTGCTTATAATGATCCTGTGTGCTTGTGTTGCCATCTATTGCCCAATACATAATGGAAGCAACAATGACTAGATGCCTGGGTGTGTTATCtgccagttaaaaaatgggcatcaGGGACAGTGGACTCCTGAGCATGTATGGGTGCAGGGCCATCACACTGGAGTTATGGTTAGGGAACTTTAtagtcagagaaataaaattgggCATGCGTAACTTATgcattttttcctccatttttcccTCCCAGAGAGAGATGTAGAACACATGTCATCGTGCTCCATGTATCTCTGGTCATCCACGGTCATGTTGTGTTTGCATCGTATCCCCCTCAGCTGGAACGCTGTCCTCTCGCTTGTCCCTGCCAGACTCCACCACAGTGCCATCCTCTCTTGACATTTCTCAGGTGCTCCCTTTCCCATATCTCCTTTGTGCATCCCTCTGGTACAGCCCTCATCTCCTCATTTATGACTGTGTGCTTGCATGCCGTTTCCCCATTAACTGTAGACATGTTCTTGTGTGTCTTTCCTTCTTTGtaacccagtgcctggcacataggtgGTGCTCAGAAATTCTTGTGACAGAATACGTACCTGGAAACACGCATACGTACCTGGCCCCATGAGGGAATGAATCTTGGTAGGGCTGCAGTGACGTGGGCAGAGCTGATCTCGGATAATCACCATATCTCTGCTGGCTAGTGGCAGCTCTTTCCTGACAGATGTGGCTCAGGGTGTGAAGAACTAGTCGGTTCTACCAAATCATCGCTGGGATGGAAATAGATGCTTTTAGAATTCTGATTAGGTGGCTATGGAACAATCAAGTTAAGCTTGAAGGAAAAAGAGTTTTACTGTGCAGGTATTTTAGCTCTATTCATTGCTCTTACGGTTACCGTTTGATTATCATGAGAACAATAGTATTGAGCAGGCATAATGTTGTGGACGGACTTTGTCAGAGTCCATCCTTCATACTGGGTTCTGCCCTGAGCAGCTGAAAAGTTAATATATCCATATGTATACTGTGGCTGATTCCATATGAATCTGCTTTGGAAATGTGTGCTGACAAATTTCTTAGGGCTTCAAAATTGCCCTAAATCTTTTAGCCCATGTAAAATGTTTTACAGGTTACCCTTAAATTGAAAAATAGATGTCTTTACAACAGATGTCTTCACAGCTTTATAATGAGAGCACTCTTTGGGATTTAATCCTGCTAGCAATAATTATAAAActagttataaaaaaataaagctagttATGAACTATATAGCAAAGTCTTCAAAACTTAAGGTTTGGCTACCTAATTCCCCTGTGGTTCCCTCTTTCTTAGGCAGAATAGAgaactcctttctttttttctacctctcctacttttggtaatatagatTCCCCTAATTTAAAGTATATCTTTTCCTATGAAATGAATTTTGTATGTGCATTTTGCAGGTACTACTCAGTTCTCTATCCACTGGAGAGAAAAATATCTGATGCCAAGTCCCGTGAGCTAGTGATGTACATCTGGGCCCATGCAGTGGTGGCCAGCATTCCAGTGTTTGCAGTGACCAATGTGGCCGACATCTATGCCACATCTACCTGCACTGAAGTGTGGAGCAACTCCTTGGGCCACCTGGTATACGTCCTGATATATAACATCACCACGATCATTGTGCCTGTGGCTGTGGTCTTCCTCTTCTTGATACTGATTCGACGGGCCCTGAGTGCCAGCCAGAAGAAGAAGGTCATCATAGCAGCGCTACGGACCCCACAGAACACCATCTCTATCCCCTATGCCTCCCAGCGGGAGGCTGAGCTGCATGCCACTCTGCTCTCAATGGTGATGGTTTTCATCTTATGTAGCGTGCCCTACGCTACCCTGGTCGTCTACCAGACTGTGCTCAACGTTCCTGACACTTCTGTCTTCTTGCTGCTCACTGCCATTTGGCTGCCCAAAGTTTCTCTGCTAGCGAACCCTGTGCTCTTTCTTACTGTGAACAAATCTGTCCGCAAGTGCTTGGTAGGGACCTTGGTACAGCTACACCACCGGTACAGTAGCCGTAATGTGGTGAGTATAGGGAGCGGGCTGGTCGATGCCAGCCTGGAGCCCAGCGTGCGCTCAGGCAGCCAGCTCCTGGAGATGTTCCACGTCGGGCAGCAGCAGATCTTTAAGCCCATGGAGGATGAGGAAGAGAGTGAAGCCATGTATGCTGGTGCTGCTGAACTCCAGGCCAAGAAGGGACTTAGCACCTGCCTGGAGGGAGGGCAGCAGCTGCTGTTTGCAGCCCCTGTGCCACCCCCAGGCACCGTGGACTCTGTATCCCAGGTGGCACCAGCAGCCCCTGTGGAACCTGAGACACTCCCTGACAAGTATTCCCTGCAGTTTGGTTATGGTCCTTTTGAGTTGCCTCCCCAGTGGCTCTCAGAAACCCGAAACAGCAAGAAGCGGCTACTTCCCCCCTTGGGTAACACCCCGGAAGAGCTAATTCAGACAAAGGTGCCCAAGGTTAGCAGGGTGGAGCGGAAGATGAGCAGAAACAATAAAGTGAGCGTTTTCCCAAAGGTGGATTCCTAGCAAGGACTGAAAGCCCCTGGAAGCAGCAGGCAGCTTCTCCACTCTGGACTGCCCTTCGCTCTGGTCCTGTGATTTGTGTGATCTCAGTGCAGCCCCGAATGGCTTGGCTCTTTCTGTCTGGGCCAAATGCTTTGGATTGAGAgggaaatctttaaaaatcaaatgtcttCTTTGTTGAGGGAGTATATATATTGATCTCAGTGATCCATGTCCTTAATAAAGCCCACACTCCTCTGTGTAGACAAAAGCTAGGCATTGTGGGTTTGTGGATAGGGTCTTGCGGTGGGTACCGTGGGTGTATTTTCTGGGGATCCTCAGTTCTCTGGGTCCAGCACCTGGAGAGAAGGGTGCCCATGGGCACAAAGGGAGCAGGGCCACTCCAAGGGAAGCCCAAGGTAACTGTGCAGTGGTGTGGCCACAAATAAAATGCCTATTTGATGGACtaaaatatgagaaatatattaaaaatatttagtatcaATCTGTATCTTCAGGGAAGATGGGGACTGTCACCTTTCTTTGGAAGGCCCGATCACCTGCCCTATAGTTTTTCCTGATGCCCATCGCCCATCTCACTAGGATATGGATAAGGAATGGCTTTTCTGCCCCCATTTGACAGACATGGCACTGGCGGTACCTGGCGGTAAGGGAGACGTACTATCCTTGGTTATCCTGACATTCTCTGGGCATCACTAAGGCCTCAGAAAGACCTGTCTGCAGTTTTGGTGGGAAAACACTTCAAATTCTTTAATATGTCTTTTCCCCTTAAATTATGttgttgcccccccccctccccccccccgcccaacaAATGAGAGAGAAGCTCAGAGGTGGAGAAGAAAAACTGAACTGGCTACACACTGtcgtctttttctcttcctcttgatCTCACCTGGAAGGTGCGACATAGCAGTCGTTAGTAGTCAAGTATATTGAGAAAAAGTGTCTCGTGCAAACTTTTGGAACTCAGaggtaattttaaaatgcaaagttaGTATAAACTGGGTCCTCTGGAAACATCAAGCTAGAACTACTTGACTAGGAAAGGTGATTCTGCCTAAGAGAGTGGGTAAGGGCTGACAAAAACGCTTCCCTtctgaggagggctccagacaCAGGCTGGTCGGCCTCATTTGCAGTCTCTGTGTGTGTACCTGTGGTTCTTCCTTCATTCTGGACACAAAGGAGGAACAGGACAGGGAAGAAGGATTAATCGTAAACGGCTAAGGCAACACGTAGCCCATGTGagcccccctcttcccccttcccagtGAACCTTCAGCAGCAGCCGGTGTGGAAAGAAGTGCATCCTCAAGTGAGGAGACCCTGCGAGCTCTCACAGGCCATTCAGGTCCACTCAGTGCACTTCACCAGGCTGAATTCAGACCACAGATGACACTTCACTCTTACTGAGTGCAAATCAAGTGCCAGCCCTGCTCTTCCCTCTAGGGCATATTGATCTTGCTAGTAGTATGTCAGGGGGCCGTGCAGTGCCTTGAGTAAGCTTGAAGGGAAGTGGCCGTCTCACCACACACTTCCACATCCCGAAGGCAGCGGCCCTCACGGGTCCTTTCCTTTAACCACACTGGGCCTTGTCCCTTGGAGGAAGCTCAGACTGAGTCTCCTTTTCCTGTCCTCTCCTGGGTGTGATGTCTTATCATTCCTGAATGTAAACCCGAAGACCCTTCCCCTGCAGAGGGAGTGCCTTCCTCTGTGTGTTTTGTCCCCTCAAAGTGTTGTGTGCTCAGAGCAGAAGCCGGGGACCGCCACACCCTCCCGGCCTCTTGCCTCCGGATCCTTTGTGCATGCCATCTGTAGCTTCTTGCCCTGATCCTTCTTTGTGGCCCTCCAAGCATATTTTTCAGAACCTTCACAGTGGTTACAACTTTCATCAAAGGGAAACATAATCTGTCAGAAAACTGTGTCCGCTTTGGAAGAACCTGTCAAATGTAGCCACTTTGGTGTTGTTCTGGTAATATCTATGTACTTAATAAGTTCTAATGAGGCAGAATTTGGTAGGTATTTCTTCTGTATGTTTGAAGCAGATAGTTGACTTTTAACAGGTCATTGCCAGGTGTATTTCTATATTCTTtgaagaattacattttaataaaaaattgaaaagcagtTTCTGAACTCAGAAAAGATTGTATGAGCTCtgtgatttttgtttcttcttttccctcaagTAGTATTTAATATCTGAACTTTTTTCTTCCTGTAGGATCTCATATGAAAGGTATTCATTTCTCCCCATCAGTGCAGGTACAGCATTGCAGTGGCATTTTCTCGTATtattgcacatttaaaaaattaattcccaGAGGAGAAAATGCAGCCTTTAGATGAGTATCACAAACTTGGGTTCCAAATTGAATTGGTGGAAAGACTGCTCCCTTTTAGGGGAGAGTGGGGTGCAGCTGTCGCCCATCCTCCCTCACATGGTGGGGTTTATAGCACACGTTTAGGACCATGGGCTCGAAGGCCAGATGGCCCATGACTGTAAGCAGGTAAGGTAACTTCTATATATCTTGGTTTcctcctgtaaaatggggagataaCCAGTGTATCAGAAGTCTTTGACCCCAGCTCACACACCTCTAATTTGAGCCAGGTCTTCAGTGGGCCATTGCTGGCTACATCCACTTGCTTCCCTGAGAGCAAGCAGTCAAGGCCtagctgttttgttttctgcCCTGTGAGCGCTCCCTAGCTCCTGGGTAGCCCTTGATCAGTGGGGGTGGGAGCCAGTGGATAAATGTCCCTGTCCTTGTCCTGCTATACAGTTGTGAGAAGCATGTGCCCATATCTCAGGGGGTCAGGCAGAATTAAGTCCCTGTTGCCCACAATGGTGTCTCAATAATGAATCCTTTCATTGACTTCCTTCCCTTTCTGGGTTTCTCTAACACTCATTCAAGCCCTCAGAGATCACCTCCCCCAAACACTACCACATAGAGCCTTTGTCTCCAGCTCTGATTTCAGGGGATGCCAAGTGAGACAATTACATACTCAGGGGGCAattatgaggattaagtgaggtGATCTGTTCTAACATAATGCTTGGCACAGAGCAAAGCTCTGTCAGTGTTAGTGCTTATacactgtgttttttaaaaaagtggttaGGGGGCTTATTTAGAATGTTTTTCAGGAAATGATATTAAACTGGTGTTTTCATCAGACAGCCCAATATTAATTAGTCTTCATAATGATGATAATTTGAGGCAGTACACAATTCCAAAGGAGTAGGTgaatccctgaaaaaaaaaataactaagccAGAATATTTCTTAACCAAACAATTCTCGGTTTCAAAAAAAGAGGGGAATGTTAAAAGAATGTTTGCTGTAAACCTGTAAGGCAGCTGGTGAATATGAGTGAGTATAATTTACTATATTGGTGAAGTAAGAGGCAAGTGGAATAACTAAGGGCAGAGACACAAATCAGAGAGGCCCCATCCATGGAAAAGGAGCTGTAAGTCAACCCCTTGGTGTGCTAAATAGCATCTGCAGCTCAGGCACGAGTTTGGTTTGACAGGAGAGGGGAGCGCCTCCAGCTCTGGGAGTTCAGAGCTCCTGGTAGCCCTGCACTAGGGCAGGGTGTTTGTTGTGCCCACAGCTGTTGCTGCGTGCCAGAGCTGAGatgctggggaaaaaaagattattttaggcTGAACTTTGGTGATGGGGAAGGGTTAATGCTTTCATATATTGTAGTCAACCAGTGTAGCAACATATGATACAATGTAAATAACATGGCAAAGTGATGGACTTACCCTTAATAGTAGTAAACATTTAGCAGGTTTCTATCAACCTCTGGTGCTATTTTAGAGTTCtgtaatcaaaagaaaaatgattgaatgtgaataaaaaaagaattgaaatcagtaCTAATGCCCAGGGCAGCATCAAAAGCCTTTTTGTGTGAGCTCtaagcttttaaaagaaattcaaacaATCTAAGATTCTCCGTAGATGaggttttagaaattaaaatatctgCCTTCTCTTAGCCTCAGGTTCAGCCAGTGTTTTTTCCCATTTGTTCCAAGGTGACAAGTTGTTAATATGCAGGATGAAGGCCTGGGACCTTCATAGAACTGAAGCTGTGATCTCCAAGACTGTCTTACGTGAACCTCTACAGGTACCTCAAGCGTATATATATGTTGGGTGTGAAGAATAATCTTTTCGTTGTTGTATTGGTCAGAATTTAGAGATTAAATCTCTTTCTGCCTCTTAAACTTCtttctatatgtttatttattgcaGTCTATGTACAAAAGGAAATATGCAAACAAAAGAAGAACTGGAATGATGTGGTGTACATTTTAAGGCAACAAGTGGGAAAATGCCTTTGAAATACTAACCATATTCCTTGATGCATCCCGTCCTTTGCCTCGCTCTTCACGTTCACATGTGCTACCTCAGGGAGGGGGGAAGGCGGTCATTGTCTCAAGGAAAGCAACTATCATGTGAGTCTTTCTAGTTGTGTATCAAAGGCTGGGTCTGAGGAAAATGGATGGGACTCTTGGAGTAAGCACAGTGGATATTTGGTAATGATTGTCAAAATTtgggggtgctactggcatctagtgggtaaaaGTCAGGGAGGCTGCCTAATcaccctacaatgcacaggacattCTCCTACAGCAGTTATCTGGTCCAGAATATTAATAGTGCCAACGCTGAAAAACCTTGGGCTAGCCAAAGGCTTGAGGAGGGTGGGACCATCCCCATAGGTAGACTATTCTGGAATTGTCCAGAGAAGTCAGGTGCAAGTGACAAGAGTGCAGACATCTGTACCTTCTGGATAAAGGGGCCCTAATGCCTCCCAGGCAAACCCCAGGGATGCAGCAAAATAAAGACTTGAGCAATTGCAAAGGGAACCTGGGTGTGTCCTGCTTGGATCCCCAGTGTAGTATCCAGCAGTGAGTCtcagcagccagggcctcccAACCTGACTCAAAGGCTTTTAGAGGAGTgtcctgaaagaaaaagaaagctggtTCAGGTGGACAAGAAGGATGGATCGCTGAAGCAAATGGGGCAAGAGATGGCCATGTAGGCAATGACACTGAGGAAGGACAGATGTTTCCACATGCATGCCCACAACACCATGGTAtaatgtgagagagaaagaaaccttAAATGTCTGAGATTACTTCTATTATCCCATTATCTCAATGAAAATTGAGCTatagcaaagaaaataataaagaatattatattttCCATACTGGGTTTTTGGATTGTAGCAATTAGTTTATATTCAAACCTTGAGCAGGGAATTAGGCTTTTAAGTTCCCTTTCAACTCTGAAATTTTATGCTTCTATAGCCTGTTATTATTAGTATTCTACATATGAATTAATGTTTACAAAaaatct from Saccopteryx leptura isolate mSacLep1 chromosome 6, mSacLep1_pri_phased_curated, whole genome shotgun sequence harbors:
- the GPR176 gene encoding G-protein coupled receptor 176 isoform X1 is translated as MGHNDSWSYQNASEARNASGAEAGVANRSALGESGQAQVYRQFTTTVQVVIFIGSLLGNFMVLWSTCCTTVFKSVTNRFIKNLACSGICASLVCVPFDIILSTSPHCCWWIYTMLFCKVVKFLHKVFCSVTILSFPAIALDRERCRTHVIVLHVSLVIHGHVVFASYPPQLERCPLACPCQTPPQCHPLLTFLRYYSVLYPLERKISDAKSRELVMYIWAHAVVASIPVFAVTNVADIYATSTCTEVWSNSLGHLVYVLIYNITTIIVPVAVVFLFLILIRRALSASQKKKVIIAALRTPQNTISIPYASQREAELHATLLSMVMVFILCSVPYATLVVYQTVLNVPDTSVFLLLTAIWLPKVSLLANPVLFLTVNKSVRKCLVGTLVQLHHRYSSRNVVSIGSGLVDASLEPSVRSGSQLLEMFHVGQQQIFKPMEDEEESEAMYAGAAELQAKKGLSTCLEGGQQLLFAAPVPPPGTVDSVSQVAPAAPVEPETLPDKYSLQFGYGPFELPPQWLSETRNSKKRLLPPLGNTPEELIQTKVPKVSRVERKMSRNNKVSVFPKVDS
- the GPR176 gene encoding G-protein coupled receptor 176 isoform X2, whose product is MGHNDSWSYQNASEARNASGAEAGVANRSALGESGQAQVYRQFTTTVQVVIFIGSLLGNFMVLWSTCCTTVFKSVTNRFIKNLACSGICASLVCVPFDIILSTSPHCCWWIYTMLFCKVVKFLHKVFCSVTILSFPAIALDRYYSVLYPLERKISDAKSRELVMYIWAHAVVASIPVFAVTNVADIYATSTCTEVWSNSLGHLVYVLIYNITTIIVPVAVVFLFLILIRRALSASQKKKVIIAALRTPQNTISIPYASQREAELHATLLSMVMVFILCSVPYATLVVYQTVLNVPDTSVFLLLTAIWLPKVSLLANPVLFLTVNKSVRKCLVGTLVQLHHRYSSRNVVSIGSGLVDASLEPSVRSGSQLLEMFHVGQQQIFKPMEDEEESEAMYAGAAELQAKKGLSTCLEGGQQLLFAAPVPPPGTVDSVSQVAPAAPVEPETLPDKYSLQFGYGPFELPPQWLSETRNSKKRLLPPLGNTPEELIQTKVPKVSRVERKMSRNNKVSVFPKVDS